From the genome of Alicyclobacillus sp. SO9:
CTCTAGACCGATTGCCCTCCAGCCGCAGCGGCTGCATGAACGAATGCTTCAAACAAGCCGAAGGCTTCCTTGTGCTCTTTCCATAAGTTTTCCGGATGCCACTGCACGCCTACTACGAAAGGGTATTCTGGGTGTTCAACGGCTTCGATGAGGCCCTCATCATCCCACGCGACCGCTCTCAACTCGGGTGCTACCTTATCCACTGCCTGGTGGTGAAACGAGTTGCAGCGCCAGTTGCGAATGCCACCCATGGCCGCAGAGACCCGACTTCCCTCTTGAATCCGAAGTTTGTGGCTCAAATAGTTCCTTGCGCCGCGTTGTTGATGAAGGATTTTGCCGGGCCAATGCAGTCGCAGGTCCTGCCACAGACTTCCGCCAAATGCGACATTTAGCAATTGAATACCCCTGCAGATCCCGAATATCGGCTTGCCGTGGGTCACCATATCATTGACTAATTGCAGTTCCAATTCGTCACGCTCTACAATCACAGTCCCAAGGCCTGCCTTGGGACTCTGCTTATACAAGGCCGGATCCGGGTCTTCTCCTCCGCCGAGAATCACGCCGTCAAGTTTGCTTCCCAATGCGGCAAGAGTGCGGCGTTCTGCCGTATAAGGAATCACAACTGGAATACCACCTGCTGCCTCAACTGCACGTGCATAATCGTCTACGGAGGAAACACCCAGCAGGTTCGGTGCCGATACTTTACTTGGAATCTGGAATCTCGATGCCGT
Proteins encoded in this window:
- a CDS encoding gamma-glutamyl-gamma-aminobutyrate hydrolase family protein; amino-acid sequence: MAPLIGITASRFQIPSKVSAPNLLGVSSVDDYARAVEAAGGIPVVIPYTAERRTLAALGSKLDGVILGGGEDPDPALYKQSPKAGLGTVIVERDELELQLVNDMVTHGKPIFGICRGIQLLNVAFGGSLWQDLRLHWPGKILHQQRGARNYLSHKLRIQEGSRVSAAMGGIRNWRCNSFHHQAVDKVAPELRAVAWDDEGLIEAVEHPEYPFVVGVQWHPENLWKEHKEAFGLFEAFVHAAAAAGGQSV